Within Spinacia oleracea cultivar Varoflay chromosome 4, BTI_SOV_V1, whole genome shotgun sequence, the genomic segment CTGCTCTCCATGCTCTTCCTGAACCTCTCCCTGCTCTCCAGTGAACTGTAACCCCTTCCCCTGATCAGCCTCTAACTCCTCCTGCTCAAGTATAGGTTCAAGGGAAACAAGGGGTTTGACTGGGTTGTTAACTGTGTTTTGTGAGCTGAGATTTGAagttgtgttgttgttgttcacaTAATCTGATTTTGTTTGTGTAGGGGGAGTGAGAGCAGCAGGGTTTTTTTGAGAGGGAGGCAATGCAGCTGAGTGTGTGAGTGGAGGTTGTGAGGAGTGTGTTTTGTTGTTTGAGGAATTAGGGTTTGATGACTCACCACTCTCATTATTGGCACAGCTCATTTGTGATGACTCCCCACCTACATTTGAATCACTCATAAAGCTACCCAATGTGGACCCCCCATCAGATTTTGAATCAGTATACACTCCCATAAAGTTTGGTCCATACCTAGTGACCTTGGGTGTTGGTGGCTCATGCACAACATATAAATGGTACCACCCATCTTTTTCCTTAGAAAACAAAAAATCAGGAATATCGTTGTCATCCTTAAGCTCTTTCCTACTACTAAACAATGTATGTCCATGCTCCCTATACCAAAACTGCCCAGCCTCTCCATAACCCAAATCCCCTTTCACCCAACCAACAAACTCAAAGTAGCACACTTCACTAACATTAGGATGCAATGACATCCCATATTTGTCACTATCCCCTTTCTCGTACGTAGTTTTACCATTCCTAGTAACAAACCGACCCCCGTGATACAACCTAATATTAATCGGTTCCATTAATTTATAAACCGGATATTCTACCGGTATCCTACCGTTAAACCTGTTGCAAACAAACCCAACAAAACCAAACATTTCAAATTTCGTTTAAggcaaatttaatttaatttaaattaggGCTAATCATCAACTAAATTCATTATTAATCCAAATTAAGGCAAATTACAGCAAATTACAGCAAATTAGGGCACATTCGGGAAAATTAGGGCAAATTCAATTGAAATTAGGGCTAAATGCGTTGAAATTAACAAATACCAATTCATTAGTCACAACAACAAAATTAACAATTACTAAttcattatttaattatttaattaagcaTTGGTTAATTATCATTCTAAACCCAGATTCCATTCCACTTAACCTAATTAAAAATTTcgaaattgcataaaaattggGAAAAGCAATCTGACCTGTGTTTAATTATTCTCCTTAAAGTAAATATGACGCTTTTGCTTTCGTCCTTCTTTTGCCTTTTCCTCGACTCTTCTTCACCGTTTTTGCAGGAATTGCAGCAAGGACGAATATTAGTACAATGGAATCAATTTTGGGTACAAGAAAACGACAGGGGAgagaggggagagagagaaattaCAGAGAGAGTGAAATAATTACCTGTGACGTTGGATGCGTTGCACTTATTGCGAATTTGATGATTGTTCACCTTCCCAGCATTAATGGAGGACGAAGAAGTTGAAggagcagaggagagagaatcgcGTTTTTTTTTAGGTCAAAAATAATCAGTGAAAAGAAGttggttttggagggaaaagaaatgggaaaaaaaaaatttaactttttttttaatttttttttaaaatttaagtaTATTGACACGTGGCGGTTTCCGGTTGCCACGTGTCGAAGTCAATGTCAGAAAATAGAGTTGACTCCAAGAATCCGGCCAAAGGTCCCTCTTGACAAAAAAAAGTTGTGTTTTTGGTCCCATCTCACCAATTTTGACATAAAAtatcctttctcgcaaaaaaatgcTTATAAAAAgtcatttttgacaaaaaaaaatcctTTAAAATAACCTTACTTTGGTCCATCATTCGTACGGAGTATGAGTCTAGTATACGGAGCCGGAGTAGTACAGTGTAAAAGGTTGACCTTGGCACATCAGGAAAGCACCAATTTTGGAGCCAAAATAAGGCAACAAAACAATGGAAAATTATCACCATTTTAAGCAATTACGCCCAATCACCATCTCATCTCCCATCACCATTAATTTAACCCCACAAAATTCCCACACAAATTCTTGAATCTTCAAAATTGTATATACAAAAACTTGTATATTTGCGCTTCTAACGAATTCCAATCCGAAAATGGCAACTTCATCATTCAAATCTTCCTCCAGAAAACCCAGcacttcatcttcaacctctaCAACTTCAACAAATAAGCAGCCATTGCAGCCGCAATCAAGAAAGCCACATAATACGACCCAGAAATCTCTTCCTCGAAGATCGAGAAGTGTGAGCGCATATTCGAGGTCTCAGTTGGATACAACCTCGGAATTCCAGAACAAAAGGGACAATCCTCTCTTTTCGATTGATGGGTCACCTAATTCCGATGAAGATTTTGACGAGGTTAAGTTGTCGGATTTTGGGATCCCCAAAATGGTTGGGGTTGATAATTTAAAGGGTGGTTTTGATGGTGGTGGGTGGGAGAGTACAAGGGGACGGTCTGCTTCCCGGAATTCTGACGGTGAGACAAAGTTTTCTGGTAGTGGTCGTGGTGGAGGGCGGAAAATTTTGGGGCGGAGCTTGTCAATAGTTGATACAGGACGCCGGGGTCGGTCGCCGGCTGGATGGCACTATGGGAATTCTGAGGTTTGGTGACTCCCATTTTATTtctgtttgttttattttaatattgagAATGTTTGTACTAGTGGTATATTCGGATGTTTTTGTATATGTAGATGAATTTGATGTCGTAGACCAGTGCTGGATTGTAGGAAATCTATGTAATGTAGACGGTAAGATTTTGCCTTTACCGAGTTGGTATGTCAAATGTTAGTATTTAAGTGTTGAGGGGTTGTTCTAATCAGGCACTTGAGGGAAGGAAGTTGACAGAAGAAAAATAGATGGTTTCAGGAACCTTAGTGTTGGTGCCAGTTTAGAATATTCAATTTTAGGTGTATCGCTCATGAATTATGAGAAGCTTGTAGCTAATGTGTTCAATGGTTGATGCCTGATGTTTGAAGAAGATGATTTTATGCGTGGATTGTAACATTGTCAAGTTGGATTGAAAGCATTCAGCAACTGTATGATTGTATGAACTATGAAGCTTGATTTCTTGAAATGTTTTGCACCTTCTTATGGAAACTGATCAGGACGCAATAATTCATATAGATCTTTCTAATTTCCTTCTGGAGTTAAGTGGAGGAATACTTGGTCCTTGATTAACAGATTTTGAGAATTTATGGCTTTCACAGATCACTTTTTTCTTGCAGTTCTTCTCTCCACTTAGATAAAATCTGGATGTGTCCGTATATAAGCTGTGGCCCATAAGGTTCTTGTTCCAAACCAATGTGATAGATAGTGCAAAGTGTTGCAAAAGTCAAAACATGATAGATATACGACTAATACGAGTATATGaccttttttttcctttacCAAACGGCCTTGTATCTCTGTATGtcactttttctttttcttctggtGCAGAGGTAgattttatatgttctttttttggtgcgaagAGGTAGATTTTGTATGTAGCTTGTGCTTGTATGTCTTTGGGATTTGAATGTGGAACTGAACTATGCAAAGAAAATAATCTAATAATTTTGTTACCTTTTTGCTTCTCCTGTTATCCACTTGATAATATTTTTCATTTGGGCTTTTACACCATTCTTAGAGTTTCATATGTCATCTAATGTTGCTAGAGTAGATGCCTTAATTTGATTCCtctctttgaattttgagtgcataattttgtattttgtttatCTCTTCAGAGTGAACAGGAGCAGGCAAGTGAAGCATTAAATTCTAGAAGCAAAAGTAAGATCAGTTCAAATGCAAATCGTGCTTTGCTTGACAAAAAGAAATATCTGCTTAGAAGTGCCTCCGATATATCTGAAATGCTGAAAGGCCGGAATACATGGTCAAGTCAGCATCCTACCACAGAAACTTCAGACGTTTCTATCATTAATCTGGTACTTTGTTTGATACATATTGTCTTttgtttcattatttttttgttcAAGTGAAGGATGATTTTCAATAATCTCCTgtgtttgtttcttttgaatagTCTGGTTCACGAATACCACATTGGGATGATGGAATATCAACAAGTTCCATCTCAGAAGCTGAAGAGAAGACTATCAAACCAGTTTCAGTGGAGAAGGTTGGTTCCTTGTTCTTTATTTCACAGTTGATTATGGGACCCTAAACCTTGGCCTCATTTGATTCTAGATAACTCCATTAATTGACAACAATGGCACAACTGGTAGAATTCTAGAAACTGTTCGTACAGAAGTTAGACGGGCTTTCTCGGACATGCAAAATGACTTAAAACATGTGAGTATTCTGTCTCTAGATTGAATGCTTATtgttctttctctttttcttttactttttccGCAGAAGATACTTTGACTCAAAACCCTTCACGTTTTTAATGATTAGCTGAGTTTAAACACATTACTAACATTCCCTAAAAATAGTTTCTGAACAATCTGAAGTCAGCTGTACTCTTCCAGAAAGTTACCTGGAATTTGAACTGTTATGCAATGTGTGTATCGAAATGGGAAATTGCAAGGTAGTACAGAATATCAAATAACGAGGCAGGCTTGACTTGTACTGCTGGCCataatttttttggtggtagGTGAGCAGAGTGCTATTTCTGTTTAGGTAATATGTCAATATTTCCATTTAAAAATTATCAGAGAGATTCTCTCTTTATCTAGAATTAGACCAGCAATCTAATGTGCTCTTTTTTGGCAATTAAAGATATGTATTACCAAGAATAACAAAGAATTATACCAACAATCTAATGTACTCTTTGTGCGACCCTTTTTTGACTCTTTCCTAGTCTATCCGACTATTCTCAACTCTCACAATCAACTACCTAGTTCTTTTTGAGTTTTTGTAATGTACAGACTACATAGTTGTCGACTTGTTGTAGTATCTATTTTGTTAAAGTTTCTTGGAAAGGTGAATTCACAAGTTTTTGGGGTCAGAGGGAATGCTATATAATATATGTTCAGAAAACACTTCAATATCTTTTCGGATTATTACCACAAATGCCACCATTTGTCTCGTATATATTCAGTTAATTAATTCACTACTCCCTCCACCCGCCTTTAGACTTTCCATTTCTCCAGGGCACAAGCTTTTAAAACAGAAATTGCAGCGGAGTTCTGTTGATTGAAGGTGAAAAAGGTAGGTAATTGGTACAGTTTAATTTTTTTAGGGTAGGTGATAGAAAGTGGGGAGGTAAGAAGATTGAAAAGAGTAATTTTTATGCGGGCCCGCCTAGAATAAGAAATATGGAGTAGTGGGGTGACGAACGTTTTGTGAGAAACAGGAAGTTTTATGGTAGACGGTGGAAGTATTAGTTTTACCATGAAATATGTGCAACGATAGTTGTACAATGAAATTACAACAGAGGGAATTGTATTTTGCTTCCACCCCCTTTTTAATTGCTGCTTGGACTTGGACTTGGACTTGGACTTGGAGTAGGACTTGGACTCAGCTCATATAGTACCTCGGTGCTGCTCATTTCCAGAATGTTTCTAACAACACTCTTTCTGGGATTTAATATGACATCAAACTAAGAAAATCTGTATGTAATATGACATCAAACTAAGAAAGTCAAAGAAATAAGGTGATGGAAGACCTAGTTGACATGGGAAGCCGCTGAGCCACATTTAACATTCTAATGGGTGAAAGATGGACAAACGATCCATTAGTCACTGAAGAGTACACAAAGAAAGTGTCTATTCTGCAGGGCTTACTGGCAAATGCACCTGGTCTCCATGAAAGTTTAATCTTTTTGATGAATCATGTTGGTATAACAGAACTAGCAGTTAATATTATgttgcaaaaaataaaattggccACAGGAGACTATTTTCTGGCCATCAATTGGTTCTCTCTTCTTCTGAATGCTCATGTAATAAGATGCAAATCTTCCTTTCAGAGAGAATATAAATTTGAGATGCGAACTAAGACTATATGATAATCTTGTAAATGTGAATTTCACGAGCAATCTTGTTGCCAAGCAATTTTGTTACTTTCTGTCTGCAGCCTTGCAACAATCATGCACCTGCCTCCTGCTAAACTACTAAATATTTTTGCAGGTCAGGCTAAGGAGTAATTCTGATGGTAATCATACTATTCATAGCAGCATTATCTCAAATGACACTCCTGAACTGGAAAATCCTGATGTAGTTGAACTAGTAGAAGAGTTCAGAGAGGAATTTGCAAGGGAGCTGGAAGAGGTAATTCATCTTTCATACGTCCGTTGGGAACTGATCTTTGTCTCATTGCCTTTAGATTGGCTGACAAAATAATTGGTTGTTTGTACAGAAGATAGAGCTTATAGCTTTGATTGTCTAGCAGCTGCTACGGGCCTACAAGTCTTGTTTGTAACCTTTTTTTTGGCaatcaaaaattaataatattgaaAACCAAGAATAGGCATTTATGGTAGCCCACCAGCACAAAAACGACCACAATCCAACTCACCACAACAGATTTCCACCTTTCCACCTTCTAGGAAGGGTTGAAGAGGAAATCAAAGGACAGCAGGAAAGCCACAGAAAACACAAACGAAACTAAACAAAAGCCCTACATGATACAAGAAATTCTAAAAAGAATCTTTTACAACAGACTCTAACCTGACTTCTAAAAATGGCATTTCTATGGAGCCAAATGtcctgtttttattttattctcctTTTGTGTTCATTTTCCTTTCTTTATATCCTGATGTCTATTTCCAAACTATAAAGAGAGGGGTGTGTTAGCAAGTGAGCGGTAGCCCTGGCCCAGGGAAAAGGCCCAATATTCAGTCAAACCAATGGTCAGACTCCTCTAGCTGTCAGACCATCTACAAGAAACTCTAAAAAGAAGATTTTACAACAGACTCAACACTACAAACCTGACTTCTAAAAGTTATGGCATTTCTGTGGAGCCAAATGTCTTGTCCGTATTTTATTCTCCTTTTGTGTTCATTTTCCTTTCTTTATCTCCATCTGCAATCTATTTCCAAACTATTAGGAGAGGGATGTGTTAGGAAGCTGGCAGGCCCGTCCCTGGGCAAGGGCATAAGGGGCTGTCTCCCTGGCCCAGGAAAAAGGCCCAAATATTCAGTCAAACCAGTGTGAATAAGCTATATAGTATTTCTGGTGCAATTAGATGCATTATCAGCAAAGTTGTTGTAGTGGTTTTTGTTAGCAACATTAGTGCAAGGGTTCGGGATTGATTCCCAACAAAtgtctattttttttataatttctttctttcacttttttttttgtagtttttTTAGTTACCCATTTACAAAAACTTTTGGACTACATCATTGTCGTttcaatttaaattttatttcatCCAACTACTAGAATTGGAAATGTCCCATTGTTATACACcaatttttttcataatttctTTCTTTCACATTTATTGTATTTTTCTTAATTAACCATTTACAAAAGATTTTTTTGGACGATCCTCAACTACATTGTCGtttcaatttaattttcattatgCTTACAACAATTTTCTTTCACCCAACTTTTAGATTTGGAGATGTCCTGTTGTTATACACTTAGTGTTGTTTGTCTATGTAAATTTGATAATTATTGTTTAAAATTTTGTAGTATAATTCATGCTTAACGACACATGGTGGAAAGTGTTTAAGCCTAATAGAGttaaaatttctttcctagtttTATTAGATATAGAGTGGTGTTAAGTCTAGAAAGTAAAAATCCGATGATTTATGGAacattttttcaataaaaagaATAGCACGTTTAtaagaaattttttatttattctcaAACCATTTCAAAGCGTGGGCCCCATTTTATGGTTTTCCCATAGGCCACCAAAACGTCAGGAACGACCCTGGAAGCTGGCAAGCCAGCATGGTACTTGGGGTTTCTAAAGATTATAGATTATCTTGTCATGTTAGTATCCTTTATTCCATATTGCCTGCTTGTCTTGATGGTTGCTGGAATTGTTTGGTTATAAACTTGTTCAAGGATAAAGTTTCTTCAAGATAGATGACCACTTGTTTCTCTTTAGAATTTAGCTTGTTTGGGCTCCCGAAGTTGATCTTCGGTCGAACATGGAATATAGCTTCTTACCCATTACAATTTAGTTTCTGTGTTCAATAGAGAGATCTTGTGGCTT encodes:
- the LOC110789214 gene encoding uncharacterized protein, which codes for MATSSFKSSSRKPSTSSSTSTTSTNKQPLQPQSRKPHNTTQKSLPRRSRSVSAYSRSQLDTTSEFQNKRDNPLFSIDGSPNSDEDFDEVKLSDFGIPKMVGVDNLKGGFDGGGWESTRGRSASRNSDGETKFSGSGRGGGRKILGRSLSIVDTGRRGRSPAGWHYGNSESEQEQASEALNSRSKSKISSNANRALLDKKKYLLRSASDISEMLKGRNTWSSQHPTTETSDVSIINLSGSRIPHWDDGISTSSISEAEEKTIKPVSVEKITPLIDNNGTTGRILETVRTEVRRAFSDMQNDLKHVRLRSNSDGNHTIHSSIISNDTPELENPDVVELVEEFREEFARELEECEERTRKLRAELAVEEHREIELSKILNDTVPEPKTPVVLKTRAVRKASFERKKMSRHLEEEALAFFDECVSISTFDESDFSSLEDLPVSIVDGPSGERVGLTGVPSRFSDIFSFETERTPCMQSNEGSPQKRSVVKKPGSISLEEDIRNYVKSVSKDSEEETRDCDIVKTSHRNMEDYNREVAEKLLLDRLAFRSRIESGGMLLCGGGSMAPFSSGLW